The genomic interval TGGTGTTGACGAAACCCTTCGAGGCCCGTGGCTAGCGCCATCGGCTCACAGACACAACGCAACACGACTAGTTCAGCAGTCTCCGAACTTGGGGGAGGTCGAGCAGAGCCCTTGAGGCGAATGCGAGGGAGGAGGGCCGTCTGCGCAAGGCACCGATTGGGATGGGCAAAACGTTTGGCGGGGCACGCTATCGACTTGGAAAGTCGAGCGACAGTCGTTCGACTCTCCGAGTCGAAAACGAACACTACCCTACGCCCAAACACAATCCATTCGCCCTATGCCCTGACAGAAACTTGCGAAAGCCGAAAATGCCACAACCCTCAACTTCATCAAAAAACCTCGCCCGCCGAGGGCGGACGAGGCTGCGATAAACAGTGAGTTGCTGTCAACCTATTGGTTCAGCTGTTCCTCGATGACTTCTTTCATGTCACGCGTACCCAAAGAACCCCACAACCCGTAGGAGCTTGCGGTTCCAGCAGGCAGACCCGGTGCGTCACGGCAGACGGTATTGGCCTCAAGATTGCCAGTTTCGACGCTGTCGGTCATGAACACCACGGCTCCGTCGCCCATCAACACGTGAGCACCACCGGAGTGGCGGCTACCCGCAGTTGAGATCACGCCAGAGTGATTGCCGTCGCCACCATCATGCACGCAACTGGGAGAGTTCGGAGGCAGAATGGTGTGGAAGGCCGTGTAGTACGGCCGCGAATCAGCCCAACGAGTGGCCTTGCCCTGAGACAGGTTGGCACTGACCGTTGCAGCTGGATCGTAGAACTGGGGACGAAGTGGATCGATGTGAGCACCTTCCTTGCAACGAGCCGGAGTCAAGACGGTTTCGTTCGTGTTGATCATGGTGGTGATGTTGCGAACGAAATCCGCACTGATCTCACGCTTGCCACCGGACGTGTTGACTTCGCCAGCAGCAATCGTGTTGGAAAGACCATCGAGAACGTCACGGAACTTAGATTCGTTACGATTCCAGAAGAATCCGCGTTGTGCCGAACGTGCTCGTGT from Stieleria varia carries:
- a CDS encoding DUF1559 domain-containing protein, which gives rise to MQRTHSLRSGFTLVELLVVIAIIGILVGLLLPAVQAAREAARRMSCSNNFKQIGLGIQNYHSSFKQLPTNGTGSKRVPSMTDATNQSNRLFLSWLVPILPYIEQQALWEQISNPSQQVTAGATLPGTVNGAWHAMGPCPWVTTYVPWVTQVPTYRCPSDSGQARGPGQLARTNYACCVGDANDRGHNGGINDYGFWGNQNNRDEDWAVTRARSAQRGFFWNRNESKFRDVLDGLSNTIAAGEVNTSGGKREISADFVRNITTMINTNETVLTPARCKEGAHIDPLRPQFYDPAATVSANLSQGKATRWADSRPYYTAFHTILPPNSPSCVHDGGDGNHSGVISTAGSRHSGGAHVLMGDGAVVFMTDSVETGNLEANTVCRDAPGLPAGTASSYGLWGSLGTRDMKEVIEEQLNQ